CTGTGGAGAAACTATGTCAAAACACAATTCAAAAcctgacaatttttttgaaaactgttgaaCCATTAGAATTAAAAGGAAAGTAGAGCCAAATTGTTTTGCTTTGAATGACAGAAAACAGACTCGAATGACCAAATATAACtgtgaaacgtttttttttaaagttttctaatttttttaaaatgatttttcaattttgcaaaagtcAAAGAAAcggcaaaattaaatttgaattcccgcgcaaatgagtgacgttattttttatattttctcgttttctgtCTGAATTCGTCgcgttttcttgatttttcttatatattattttattcataattatgtttgtcaatttttccaacacttgtccaaaattttgtccatttttaGGCGCGAAAATATCGAAAGTGACGTCattcatttgcgcgggaattcaaatttagtttggccattttcttgatttttggaaaactgaaaaaaaacataaaaaattaattaaataacaaaaaaaattgtacagtTATATTCAGTCATTAGGGTCTATTTTCTGTGTTTTAAAGCACACATTATTTCCCTTTATGGTGGAGacctttaaatatttttcccaaCTGGACATACTTTAAGTTAAAACAATATAGCTGCTATATCACTATTGCTGCTAAATcactaaattaaaaattttacagagtTCTTTGAGCAGTGTGCTGAAGAATCCAGATTTGAAGCGAATCGTACCGGCATCATGAGAAACGCAGTTTATGCCAGAAAGTTagtttaattaaattttttcagcattgaaaaataaaattcaatcagaaaattgagGCTGACGTTTGGGCGCCGCTAGTTTAATTTTCCACATGAATAAAATTCAGGAGTATATTCGACGTAGCATTTTCCGAATTGGACGGTCATTCGCTGgatgtttttgagaaattttgcgAATACAATTCTCAAGTGTTGCCAGTTAGAGAAAAACCTCAAAAGCTGCATAAAACATGGAAGCAATCTAGTTTCAAAAGAATAGGGTATATAAAATGAGTGAAACTTCTAAGATTTTCTACTTCTGCTCCTGTTACTAATCggcgtgaaaaaaaaacgtttcaatcTCTTGAAGTATAGTGGGAATATGTTTTGACCTAATAGTTACAGATCAATTCGACGTTCAAAAAGAGGTATCCGTTCATCTTTCCGCAAGAAAACCGATTCCATCACTACACAGCCTCGCGAGAAAGAACCACTAATGCAACTGTGACTAGAGATACTTTTTTCACGAGTCATTTCTTGTTTGCATATTATTTACTTATTTATTGTTCTCtgtattttttggtaattacCTTAactcatttatttcaaataataagAATAATTGTAATAAAATAAACTCAATTAACCAAACAACtccaaaaatgcaattttttccgcatagaaattatttcaaaatttagtaaaattacAATATAAATACCCGTAAAATAATTTGCAAACGTTTAGACAGAAAACTAATCGATGGAGTTTATCCATATGGGAATGGAAGGAaagtttgaatgttttcaCATAGGCTTATTTTataggaggactaacggttcggacaaATCTGAACGTATAGACACACAATGGGctcaaatgaacaaatttcgtaatgaaactttaaaagtttcgaaaattttttttatgcataaaaaaaattttggcggttcaaaatttcgaaaaaaattacactgatttgaGCTAAAATCTCGTATTTTGGCTACTTTTCCGAAAACAAGTgaaattggttacctatcgggtTTAAATATACCTTAATGTGTAATAGAAAAAGTgtaatattttcgaaattttcaaccacataaaaaaaatttagaaaaatgtttgagaagTTCCATTACGATTTTTCGTTCAATTGAGCCCATTTTTGGTTTATACgttgaaaattgtctgaatCGTTGGTCCTCCTTCAAACATTGTTAGTTataacacaaaaataaaaataagacaAAATCCCAAcatcaaaaatacatattaATAGCAAACTCCAGTATAATTACAAATTAGATTCAAATACATATCTACTCTTGTGAATCTGGCAAGCATATTGCTGGGACACCCACGAGTTCCAAATGACGtaattgcaattaaaaaagCACGTCCATAATTGTCATCTCGATATTCGAGACCACCTCCACTATCTCCCTAAAAATGTGTTATATACAACAGGAAATTTGAAGTCAACGCACGTGGCAAGTTCTGGGCgctgaataatttgaaacattcaTTGAAGTAGCACATATGAAATCGTCCGCATCCGCTGGTAACCTATCACTCCAAGGACGCTTGCAGTCTCTATCAATTCGCATTGGGATCTCATGAATCAGCGGGCCAGACtcattaaaaactgaaaagtaaatggatttgtttttttttaaacttgaaattagaaaaataaacttcctgTAACTTCTTCCCCATCCAGGAACTGCCAATGACTTTGTGTAGTACATGTTAGGGCGTGGAAGACAAATTGGACGCACGTTTTCGCTGAAATGAATCCGTTTCTCGACTTCAACAATTGCCCAGTCATGACCTTTTAGACAGTTGGAAGACGCGAATTCCCCGTCAACAAGCACTGCTCTGACCTATTTCAAAAAcggaaattaataaaatataaatttccgCAGATAAAAACCTTATTATGGATTACATCAGATTTTTTGCATCTTGGATCATTTGGATATTTATCAGTGTGTCCACGAATGCATGTACCCCCATATGCAACTTTCCGAGTATCACGAAGGAATTTGATCGATCGATAGATTGACGAGCTACAAAAAATCTTGTCATTAAAGAAGGAATCCCgactcataattttgaaaaataaatatcaaaatttgagtaaATGTGGAATAGCGCCAGTGGAGAAAGTGTTAGAAACTACTTCAACCAAAGTAGCCAAAATAATcgaatattataataaaacttttcaaacatttttgggaaatttttttatttactgtcaaaaaaaaattacttagTTTTTTCCactcacaatttttgaagtggaccaaaaaaatttttttcctacatttctTTTACTGTAATTGTGTTTTTATTattcgtattaaaacatttaaaagcCGGATCATGCGACActgtttcgaattttctaaaaagctcatatttttaaaaattttggcaatttgccaaaactttgaccgctactccaccttaaactttccaattttagtCGATAGTTACACAAATTTGCAGATACTTTGTGCACATTTTCATCTCAaatatgtattaaaataacatgtaaaaattatcgaaatgtGCAAAATAAATCAGTGATTAAACGAAGAATCCCGCCCAACAAATTTGGCATGAGCTAAAATATAACACTCTGAAAAAGTTACTGAAAATCATACTTCGGTTTCTTCCAATTCTTATTTTCACATAGATTTCCTCGAGAACCAATTGTTGTGATGAAACCGTGTGCAGCAGTAATAATGTGATAAGGACTTATAATTGAACCACCTAATCGATTGACACCATCAACAGTGAATGATACAGCCCAaggaaagtttttgatttttgattcctGTTGAATTCCACAAGATTCCATCAACACCTCATTATCGACTATAGTTTGAAACGATTCCAtcgaaactcaaaaaaattgttgcattTTTACAAGATTTATAAATTCTTACAAGCGTTTCCAATCCAAACAGGTTCAAACGTGATTACAGGAActgtgaaaataataattaatgcagtaattgaaaaacataACATCAATAATGCTGTCTGTAATTGAACTGTTTCATTTagtaaaagtttttaataaaaaagggTATAAAATACAtcccaacaaaaaacaatatcGCTAATAACCTTGAAAACATGATTATTTGTAAGAGGTGGGGTCGGTAATAAATCATGTTTTCACTTGTTTGGAAGCCTTTTAAAGCGAAACTGATTAATAGTGAGAAGTGAGTGAAAGATAGTTAGGACAcacataaattcaaaaacgaACAATAGCATGAAAACAAAGACAGTAAGATGCTTTTGAAgtaaaattggagaaaattcgATTGTATATGGATCACTTTAAACGCGTTTGGAAAAGGTTGGTGAACAGAGATaaattcgatttcaaaattgtctcTGTGTTTggttttaaactttatttccaaaacatttcttgaaaatgccTATTCTTTTCCTACAGGAATCGACCTCTATATCGACTATCTATGAAGTATGTTTCTAcgccaaaaatgcaaaaaaaagtttagaggAAATATTGATGATGGggttaaattgaatttgaatgtaTTCCTATTGGGAGAATAGAATAGATGGGAATTAGGATGGACTTTTCAACCCAGCattgaaaatcaacattttgatGTGTAATCTCTCTACAATCTGCACTTTATTTTATTCTGTGCCGGAAATGCAAAAGGTGGGTAATTGGAGAATTCTCTTCAAATTCTTTGAATATGATCTTTGTCCCTTCTTATCATGATGAAACGAATCGGCACCACCCGACTTCTGTGTTCGTCAAATCCCCAAGGTGTTCCATCTCTTCCATTCCTCCGTCTTCTGTCCTCTTCCAGGAATTATTATTTGCTATCTGTGCTCGCAACAATTTTgacgtcaaaaaaaaatgtcgagaATAGTTGCTAGTGTCCAGCCcttgtgttttaaaaaatagtgacAAAAAGTGAGGGAGCTGCTTGTTGTGAAAAAGAACTCAAAAGCGGAAAGAATATGGAGTCCCATGGGTAGCGAAGTTTGGGGCACAAAAGTTTCGGCGGCTAACACCactttgttttattatttgagCTGATAGAGAGTATTATCTAGCtcagcaacattttttgacattctTTAATATTAAATGTGGAgtagagtttaaaaaaatcaagctTTATATGACTGAAAACAGACCCGAATGATCAAAtatgaacgtttttttaaaagttttctacatttattatgatttattcgatttttccaaaattaaagaaacgaccgaattaaatttgaattcccgcgcaaatgagtgatgtcatttaaaaaaattgtttttttcgacattttatatttttttttccgttttctggCATCATTCTACTGTTTTTTCTGGCTATTTTCTTctgtattttatttaaaactctgtttgtaaaatttgcaaacacttttccgagaaaaaacgatcaaattgtcgatttttaggccaagtttgaaatttccgtcaaTTTCCTTCGGGTTATCAAGCTTTATTCATGACAAATTGACAAACGGggttttaaatcaaataagtaagaaaaaaaatcaaaaaaaaaaccgacgaATTGTGCCAGAAAACGCGGAAATgtcgaaaatgacgtcactcatttgtGCGGGAATCCAAATTTAACTCGTccgtttcttttatttttgaaaaattgaaattatagtttttttcacagttatattcggttattagggttcattttctgtaaattaaaCAAAACACAGGTTTGGCTCTACTTCATATTTATAAAGGTGACTATTTATAAAGTCAACAATAATACTATTTAGCACGTCACATCCATTGAGTTCAATTTCCCTGTGTTTGAAAACCATATTATATTATAGCCACATCTCAATGTTACTCTCTCATGGAGAACATCGGCAGTCTTTTAAACAGAAAAGAGCAGAAGAGAAACGAAGATGGAGTTCATCGGGTTCACATCATCAACCTCAAGCCAAACAGAGTCTAGCAGTGCTGGCACAGTTGATGCTACCTGCGTTAATTGAGGAGCATACAGCGCAGGTCTTTCatcatttctaaaaatctctCCATTCATCTAATCTGATCAGAACTACTTTCTTACAGCAAGAGGATGTGGTTGTACCAACTCACTACAAAGCAGATGGAAGTTTATCTAGAACAGCCTCCAACCGTCGGCACGTCTTTCAAAGTGTAAATCTACTGCAACGGGCAAACGGTCAGATGAGAAAAGGTGCTGCAGGAGTTTGGGATGTAAGTACATCTGTCAATTTATTGGAActtattgtttgaaaaaattaaattgaactcaccaaaaaattagaaaacattgACCGTATTTATATTTCTTCATACTAATTACACCCCATCAGAAGTGTCACTTTACCATAGGGCGAAAGCTCAAGTGAGAATATCCTGAAGGAGGAAGCATCAGGATGCTCTTCTTGTTAAAATGGGACAATTGGTTCAACATAAGGGGATGAGAGAAGTGCTTTCACCCGTTCCTTTGATTTGATATAAAGAGCTCCCTTACTCTTTTCTACTCACTCGGCTCATAAAGcgatttctaaaatttaagaGTGACTGGTCGTAGAAATGTTTGGCAATATATTTCCAAACTCAAATAAATTGTCGGTAGGCTATTATGCACATAATTTTGTAATCTATtatttttctactgtttcacttGTAATAAGTATTCATTAACAGATTGCTGGCCGAGCTCATCTTGCCGGAAAACGAAAAGTAGAACAACTTCAGCAGAAGCCTCCACTGTGGTTAGTCATATTGAATCAAGCATATCATAAATATGGATTGAAGGTTAGACTCattaaagttaattttattaaacaaCGCTTCCTTCTAGCACGCAGTTCTTATCATCGTTTTTCTCATATATTGTATATCCGGTGGACTGGTGTTCTGGCTTATTGAAGAACCTTATCAATCGGAACTTCGGGACGCATGGCAacacaaaatcgaaaataaccGAACAGCGAGAGTGGATGcgatgatgaaaaaaattttcaataattctgaTTACTTGATTTATATCAAAGGGAATACTTCCCAACGgttaacaacattttttatagagTAAGTGTATTTTtagatatatattttttcggaatttcttGTTTTAGAGAATTAGGTTCCTATGAAAATCAACTTGGTGTTAAATGGagccaacaaaaaatggattgGGATTTTTGGAATGCAGTTCTTTTTGCGGGCACAATATGCACTACAATTGGTTATGGTCATATCTATCCGATGACCGATGCTGGAAGAATGTTGACCAtgatttttgcattatttGGTAAATTAGCAGTACCAACTTAAAACATAGGCTCAAGTTTAGGAATTCCATTAATGCTGCTT
This is a stretch of genomic DNA from Caenorhabditis elegans chromosome V. It encodes these proteins:
- the twk-35 gene encoding Potassium channel domain-containing protein (Partially confirmed by transcript evidence); this encodes MLLSHGEHRQSFKQKRAEEKRRWSSSGSHHQPQAKQSLAVLAQLMLPALIEEHTAQQEDVVVPTHYKADGSLSRTASNRRHVFQSVNLLQRANGQMRKGAAGVWDIAGRAHLAGKRKVEQLQQKPPLWLVILNQAYHKYGLKHAVLIIVFLIYCISGGLVFWLIEEPYQSELRDAWQHKIENNRTARVDAMMKKIFNNSDYLIYIKGNTSQRLTTFFIEELGSYENQLGVKWSQQKMDWDFWNAVLFAGTICTTIGYGHIYPMTDAGRMLTMIFALFGIPLMLLVLQDFGKLLTITMKFPWFQTKRLMRRIMRCCTKQPIEEMKEIERQERHDLDIFDLPLPVGIALIVTWIFICSFVLSVWDHNWTLLESFYFFFTSLSTVGLGDLVPSSPRLLITMFGFILVGLSLVSMVINLLQAKMKSTYEAGRNDEKTPHIHQTLPTSLGVLQCFSPDEEKKTDYSERSLSRSTQTSLSLPGVRQVVLRSDGVHWVNTDTSSPTKSPDEVTNLVEYETALRVCEQIGDNNNEEFSEAESLICETEVLLEVGECLSDLEEFLA
- the try-4 gene encoding Peptidase S1 domain-containing protein (Confirmed by transcript evidence): MLCFSITALIIIFTVPVITFEPVWIGNAFSMESFQTIVDNEVLMESCGIQQESKIKNFPWAVSFTVDGVNRLGGSIISPYHIITAAHGFITTIGSRGNLCENKNWKKPNSSIYRSIKFLRDTRKVAYGGTCIRGHTDKYPNDPRCKKSDVIHNKVRAVLVDGEFASSNCLKGHDWAIVEVEKRIHFSENVRPICLPRPNMYYTKSLAVPGWGRSYIFNESGPLIHEIPMRIDRDCKRPWSDRLPADADDFICATSMNVSNYSAPRTCHGDSGGGLEYRDDNYGRAFLIAITSFGTRGCPSNMLARFTRVDMYLNLICNYTGVCY